In Saccharicrinis fermentans DSM 9555 = JCM 21142, a genomic segment contains:
- a CDS encoding NUDIX domain-containing protein produces the protein MMTRPENVLKFCPKCGSSAFHFEGERSFLCNSCKFHFFINGSAAVAALIENEKDELLLTVRAFHPNKGMLDLPGGFVDPNESAEDALNREIKEELNLDIKEAHYLGSFPNQYVYSGYTVYTCDLAFRCKVQGWNQVHIHDDISDIQFVNKENIDWNAIGAESIKKIIKAHWNM, from the coding sequence ATGATGACAAGACCCGAAAACGTATTAAAATTTTGCCCTAAGTGTGGTTCCTCGGCATTTCATTTCGAAGGAGAACGCTCCTTTCTATGCAATTCGTGCAAATTTCATTTTTTCATCAACGGATCAGCAGCAGTGGCCGCACTCATTGAAAATGAAAAAGATGAACTACTTTTAACTGTTCGGGCATTTCATCCCAACAAAGGGATGTTAGATCTACCCGGGGGCTTTGTGGATCCCAATGAATCTGCTGAAGATGCCCTGAACCGAGAAATCAAAGAAGAACTAAACCTAGACATCAAAGAAGCACATTACCTGGGTTCATTCCCCAACCAATATGTTTATTCGGGATATACAGTATACACCTGCGACCTGGCTTTCCGGTGCAAAGTGCAAGGTTGGAATCAAGTACATATCCACGATGACATCTCGGATATTCAGTTCGTCAACAAAGAAAATATTGATTGGAACGCCATAGGTGCCGAATCTATAAAAAAGATCATCAAAGCACATTGGAACATGTGA
- a CDS encoding aminotransferase class I/II-fold pyridoxal phosphate-dependent enzyme, translated as MIVGKKIFTQIVTVPMNPQAQELNEVIISKNPVVFDLLSQKGKNIFFPKKGILGQTAEAKGTRINATIGAAIEDDGSPMRLESIASKIDLDPSLSFPYAPSFGRPDLRSRWKKMIYEKNNSLKDKAISLPVVTCALTHGISMTGYLFIDEGQEVIVPDLFWGNYNLALTNAYGAKLKKFNLFKDEHFDVDALKNSLMSEGEKKVLVLNFPNNPTGYTPTFKEMDAITSTIKDAAEAGKKIVVITDDAYFGLVFEEEVAKESIFAYLADLHENVLAVKVDGATKEDYAWGFRVGFITYAIKGADMDLFHALEMKTAGAVRGNISNSSNLSQSLLLHAFESPEYGAQKHAKFTILKTRYWAIKDVLTNNKYRDYFTPLPYNSGYFMCIKLRGGLDGEAIRDILIKKYSIGIINLNNILRVAFSAMAASDAQELFDGILAACQDFESK; from the coding sequence ATGATTGTTGGCAAAAAAATATTCACACAAATTGTAACTGTACCGATGAATCCGCAAGCACAAGAATTGAACGAAGTTATTATCTCAAAAAACCCTGTTGTATTTGACTTACTATCCCAAAAAGGGAAAAACATCTTTTTTCCGAAAAAAGGAATTTTGGGGCAGACAGCAGAAGCCAAGGGCACCAGAATTAATGCAACCATTGGAGCAGCCATTGAAGATGACGGCTCGCCAATGCGCTTAGAATCTATCGCATCAAAAATTGATTTGGATCCATCACTATCCTTCCCTTATGCACCAAGCTTTGGTCGTCCAGATTTACGAAGTCGATGGAAAAAAATGATTTACGAAAAAAACAATTCCCTCAAGGACAAAGCCATCAGTCTGCCAGTGGTAACCTGTGCCTTAACGCACGGCATTAGCATGACTGGCTATCTATTCATTGACGAAGGTCAGGAAGTAATTGTGCCCGATCTATTTTGGGGTAACTACAACCTTGCTCTAACCAATGCCTATGGTGCTAAGCTTAAAAAATTTAACTTATTTAAAGATGAACACTTTGACGTCGATGCACTGAAGAATAGTCTGATGTCGGAAGGTGAGAAAAAAGTTTTGGTTCTAAACTTTCCGAACAATCCAACCGGTTACACTCCTACATTCAAAGAAATGGATGCCATTACATCCACCATCAAAGATGCAGCAGAAGCAGGGAAAAAAATAGTAGTCATCACCGATGACGCCTATTTCGGTCTTGTCTTCGAAGAAGAAGTTGCCAAAGAATCTATCTTTGCATACTTAGCCGATTTACACGAAAATGTACTGGCAGTAAAAGTAGACGGTGCCACCAAAGAAGATTATGCATGGGGGTTTCGTGTAGGCTTCATCACCTACGCCATCAAAGGTGCTGATATGGATTTGTTCCACGCACTTGAAATGAAGACTGCCGGAGCTGTACGCGGAAACATATCCAACTCATCCAATCTAAGCCAATCCTTATTATTGCATGCATTCGAATCGCCCGAATACGGAGCACAGAAACATGCCAAATTCACAATTTTAAAAACCCGCTATTGGGCAATAAAAGATGTGTTAACGAACAACAAGTACAGGGACTATTTTACTCCATTACCTTATAATTCAGGATACTTCATGTGTATCAAACTAAGAGGTGGATTGGATGGTGAGGCCATCAGAGATATTTTGATTAAAAAATACAGTATTGGCATCATCAACCTTAACAATATACTACGTGTAGCCTTTTCGGCAATGGCCGCATCCGATGCCCAAGAACTATTTGATGGGATATTAGCAGCCTGCCAGGACTTTGAATCGAAATAA
- a CDS encoding ABC transporter substrate-binding protein, giving the protein MDAPKCMLWLGGELIGSRIYFLNLFFYMTGRIKRAVQLVIFALGLLPCSASHSSTQIAKDTLRLQLRWKHQFQFAGFYAAIEQGYYRDEGLVVQLKEASDNINFAQIVLDGQADFGVESTSLLISRNQGKPLVVLASIFQHSPEVFITLAKDNINNIEDFSGKTALFSIPELPATGGIIVKENLLDKVVLSESDNRLEGLISGAHQIIDGYSIDMPYLLTQMGYHPKLISPINYGVDFYGDCIFTTEHFIEQNPDKTDAFVRASVKGWKYAMRHKRELIDIIIAKYNKEHTPEDLMYEARKMEELIQPQFVEIGYMHKERWQHIGEVYVSLGLLDEDFSLDGFMYSDYVERRVVNQTRMILTFTILMVLALGFLLIVTIFNRRLKREVVNQTRAIRISNQQLRMEISDREAMHANLEMATRELEQNQRILKVNNATLSERNIIIEQINQELENAKRKAEESDRLKSAFISNMSHEIRTPMNGIIGFSELLKEQDISVDEKERYAKIIDENSTQLLRIISDIVDISKIEVGEISIKKETVHIKNLFENIYHNFSLKTKQLRKGQVNICFEIGEGVGESIQTDPARLMQVLGNLIENAIKFTTEGEIRFSVVKNADWYEFFVCDTGKGISKETVEMVFERFFKDNDQYYADMGGTGLGLSIAKNMVELLGGRIRLKSELGVGSQFSFTHPV; this is encoded by the coding sequence ATGGATGCGCCAAAGTGTATGCTTTGGTTAGGAGGTGAGCTCATAGGTAGTCGGATTTATTTTTTGAACTTATTTTTTTATATGACAGGTCGGATAAAAAGAGCCGTACAGTTAGTGATTTTTGCGTTGGGCTTGTTGCCTTGTAGTGCATCTCACTCCAGTACTCAGATAGCAAAGGATACCCTTAGATTGCAGTTGAGGTGGAAGCATCAGTTTCAGTTTGCTGGTTTTTATGCTGCCATTGAACAAGGGTATTATAGAGACGAAGGATTGGTGGTGCAATTAAAGGAGGCCTCGGATAATATTAATTTTGCACAAATTGTTTTGGACGGACAGGCTGATTTTGGTGTGGAGAGTACATCTTTGTTGATCTCAAGAAATCAAGGAAAGCCTTTGGTGGTATTGGCTTCCATATTTCAGCACTCACCCGAAGTGTTTATTACCCTGGCAAAGGATAATATTAATAATATAGAAGATTTCTCAGGAAAGACAGCGCTTTTTTCAATACCAGAGTTGCCGGCTACAGGAGGGATTATTGTAAAAGAGAATTTATTGGATAAGGTTGTGTTATCTGAGTCAGATAATAGACTGGAGGGGTTGATAAGTGGGGCGCATCAGATTATTGATGGTTATTCGATTGATATGCCATACTTGTTAACGCAAATGGGCTATCATCCTAAATTAATTTCTCCCATAAATTATGGGGTGGATTTTTATGGTGATTGTATTTTTACAACAGAACATTTTATTGAGCAAAACCCGGATAAAACCGATGCATTTGTCAGGGCCAGTGTAAAAGGATGGAAGTATGCAATGAGGCATAAACGTGAGTTGATTGATATTATTATTGCGAAGTATAATAAGGAGCACACTCCCGAAGATTTGATGTATGAAGCCCGAAAAATGGAGGAGTTGATCCAGCCTCAATTTGTTGAAATTGGATATATGCATAAAGAGCGATGGCAGCATATTGGTGAAGTGTACGTTAGTCTGGGTTTGTTGGATGAGGATTTTAGTCTCGACGGTTTTATGTATTCAGATTATGTGGAACGGCGAGTGGTAAACCAAACACGGATGATCTTAACATTTACGATCCTGATGGTTTTGGCTTTGGGTTTTTTGTTGATTGTGACGATTTTTAATAGGAGGCTTAAACGAGAGGTGGTTAACCAAACGCGTGCTATTCGAATTTCGAATCAACAGTTGAGAATGGAGATAAGTGACAGGGAGGCGATGCATGCTAACCTTGAAATGGCGACGCGGGAGTTGGAACAGAATCAACGTATACTCAAAGTGAATAATGCTACTTTAAGCGAGCGTAATATTATTATTGAACAAATTAATCAGGAATTGGAAAATGCTAAACGGAAAGCAGAAGAAAGTGACCGCTTAAAGTCTGCTTTTATTTCCAATATGTCGCATGAAATTAGAACCCCAATGAATGGTATTATTGGTTTTTCAGAATTGCTGAAGGAACAGGATATTTCGGTGGATGAAAAAGAAAGATATGCTAAGATAATAGACGAGAACTCTACGCAGCTACTTCGTATCATTTCTGATATTGTTGATATTTCTAAGATTGAAGTGGGTGAGATTTCTATCAAGAAAGAAACAGTGCATATTAAAAATTTATTTGAAAATATTTATCATAACTTCTCGTTGAAGACGAAGCAGCTGAGAAAAGGTCAGGTGAATATATGTTTTGAGATTGGTGAAGGTGTGGGAGAAAGCATACAAACAGATCCTGCACGCTTGATGCAGGTGTTGGGTAATTTAATTGAGAATGCCATTAAGTTTACCACGGAAGGTGAAATTCGTTTTTCGGTTGTGAAAAATGCTGACTGGTATGAGTTTTTTGTGTGTGATACGGGTAAAGGAATTTCAAAGGAGACCGTGGAAATGGTGTTTGAGCGTTTCTTTAAGGATAATGACCAGTATTATGCAGATATGGGAGGCACCGGTTTGGGATTGTCCATTGCGAAAAATATGGTGGAACTGCTGGGAGGGCGTATTCGCTTAAAAAGTGAACTTGGTGTCGGTTCTCAATTTTCTTTTACGCATCCTGTATAA
- the ftcD gene encoding glutamate formimidoyltransferase → MKHMQQLIECVPNFSEGRDMNVIHQIADEVKKVEGVRLIDVDPGKATNRTVVTMVGTPDEVLEAAFRAVKKAKELIDMRKHKGAHPRFGATDVCPLVPVSNITMDEVVVYARRLAKRLADELNIPIYCYEYAAQTKERRNLAECRKGEYEALGKRIESLDWKPDFGSCHWDEETQKSGATAVGARNFLIAYNINLNTTSTRRANAVAFDMRERGRVKREGGSLNGKIIRDEKGDPVNEPGLLKCVKGIGWYIEEYGIAQISLNLTDISITSMHKAFDVACQRASARGLRVTGSELVGVVPLKAILDAGKYFLRKQNRSIGIADEEIIKIAVKSLGLDELYPFEPDKKIIEYILQNETKQNSLVDKSMADFVHETASESPAPGGGSVSAYLGALGSALGTMVANLSSHKRGWDSRVQEFSDWAEKGKYFHDELLKMVDEDTHAFNKIMDALQMPKMSDEEKRMRQKAIESATKYAIEVPFKTMQLCYDSMDVMLEMAKVGNSNSVSDAGVGALCARSGVLGAWLNVRINAKGLQDKVFVEDVLKMGQVVVDKAKEKEVEILKWVDHKIDQ, encoded by the coding sequence ATGAAGCATATGCAGCAGTTGATAGAGTGTGTTCCTAACTTTAGTGAAGGACGCGATATGAATGTGATTCATCAAATTGCAGATGAGGTAAAGAAAGTAGAAGGTGTTCGTTTAATAGATGTAGATCCTGGTAAGGCGACCAATCGTACTGTTGTTACAATGGTAGGAACGCCTGATGAAGTTTTGGAAGCTGCATTTCGGGCGGTGAAAAAGGCCAAAGAACTTATTGATATGCGTAAGCATAAAGGAGCGCATCCGCGTTTTGGGGCAACGGATGTTTGTCCACTGGTTCCGGTATCTAATATAACTATGGATGAAGTGGTGGTGTATGCTCGCAGGTTGGCCAAGCGATTAGCGGATGAGTTAAATATACCTATTTACTGTTATGAGTATGCAGCGCAAACGAAGGAACGAAGGAATTTGGCGGAATGTAGGAAGGGGGAGTATGAGGCTTTAGGTAAGCGGATTGAAAGCTTGGATTGGAAACCTGATTTTGGTTCTTGTCATTGGGATGAAGAAACACAGAAGTCGGGTGCTACTGCTGTTGGCGCCAGAAATTTTTTGATAGCCTATAATATTAATTTGAATACGACGAGTACGCGAAGAGCCAATGCCGTTGCTTTTGACATGAGAGAGCGGGGGCGGGTGAAACGTGAAGGAGGAAGTTTAAATGGAAAGATCATTAGAGATGAAAAAGGGGATCCGGTGAATGAACCAGGACTGTTAAAATGCGTAAAAGGAATTGGTTGGTATATTGAAGAGTATGGAATCGCCCAAATTTCATTAAACCTTACTGACATTTCAATTACAAGTATGCATAAAGCTTTTGATGTAGCTTGTCAAAGAGCAAGTGCCAGGGGATTGCGCGTGACTGGTTCTGAATTAGTGGGGGTGGTGCCGCTGAAGGCGATCCTGGATGCTGGTAAGTATTTTTTGCGAAAACAAAATCGATCAATAGGTATTGCTGATGAGGAAATTATTAAAATTGCAGTGAAGTCATTAGGCCTGGATGAATTATATCCTTTTGAGCCGGATAAAAAGATTATAGAATATATTCTCCAAAACGAGACAAAACAAAATAGCTTGGTGGATAAAAGTATGGCCGATTTTGTGCATGAGACGGCAAGTGAGTCACCTGCGCCGGGAGGAGGATCTGTATCTGCATATCTGGGTGCATTGGGAAGTGCGCTAGGAACCATGGTTGCTAATCTCTCTTCGCATAAAAGAGGATGGGATAGCCGTGTTCAGGAATTTTCAGATTGGGCAGAGAAAGGAAAGTATTTTCATGATGAGTTATTAAAGATGGTGGATGAAGATACTCATGCTTTTAATAAAATTATGGATGCCCTTCAAATGCCAAAGATGTCGGATGAGGAAAAAAGGATGCGGCAAAAGGCGATTGAGAGCGCCACCAAATATGCGATAGAAGTCCCTTTTAAAACGATGCAATTGTGCTATGATTCGATGGACGTAATGTTGGAGATGGCCAAAGTTGGTAATTCAAACTCTGTTTCTGATGCAGGAGTTGGCGCCTTGTGTGCACGCAGTGGAGTTTTAGGGGCATGGCTTAATGTGAGAATAAATGCTAAGGGCTTGCAGGATAAGGTTTTTGTGGAGGATGTTTTGAAGATGGGACAGGTGGTTGTGGACAAGGCGAAAGAAAAAGAAGTGGAGATTTTGAAATGGGTTGATCATAAAATTGACCAATAG
- the hutI gene encoding imidazolonepropionase, with the protein MQKILIKNIQELCGIVMESTLKFRAGKDMAVWERMKDAYLLIEDGKIKDFGSMGVLPSYDDAEVVDAEGKIILPAWCDSHTHLVFPNTRELEFIDKIRGFSYEEIARRGGGILNSSLAMKNISEDQLLEEAEGRLKEVVRWGTGAIEIKSGYGLSTESELKMLRVIKRLKERSQLTIKSTFLGAHALPHKYKENRAEYVKMIIEEMIPKVAEEKLADYIDVFCDRGFFTVEETERILEAGAKYSMKPKIHANELDYSGGVQVGVKYNALSVDHLEFVGDEEIRSLLNSETMPTVLSGAAFFLNMKYAPVRKMIAAGLPIALASDFNPGSSPSGNMQFIISMGSILYRMLPDEVMNAVTINGAYAMGVESELGSITVGKKANLIMTKKIPNVEFIPYSYGENKVDTVIINGNVV; encoded by the coding sequence ATGCAAAAAATTTTAATTAAGAATATTCAGGAACTTTGCGGAATTGTCATGGAATCAACATTGAAGTTTCGAGCGGGAAAAGATATGGCTGTTTGGGAGCGTATGAAAGATGCATATTTGCTTATTGAAGACGGAAAAATAAAGGATTTTGGTAGTATGGGAGTGCTGCCATCGTATGATGATGCAGAAGTGGTGGATGCGGAAGGTAAAATTATATTGCCAGCCTGGTGTGATTCACATACTCATTTAGTATTTCCTAATACAAGAGAATTAGAATTTATAGATAAAATCCGTGGGTTCTCTTATGAGGAAATTGCCAGGCGTGGAGGAGGTATATTGAACTCATCACTTGCAATGAAAAATATATCCGAAGATCAACTTTTAGAAGAGGCCGAAGGAAGACTTAAAGAAGTGGTTCGGTGGGGAACCGGCGCCATTGAAATAAAGAGTGGTTATGGTCTTTCTACAGAATCAGAACTTAAAATGCTTAGGGTGATAAAAAGGTTGAAAGAGCGTAGTCAGCTTACTATAAAATCTACCTTTTTGGGCGCACATGCCTTGCCGCATAAATATAAAGAAAATAGAGCGGAGTATGTGAAAATGATTATTGAAGAGATGATTCCGAAGGTAGCTGAAGAAAAGTTGGCGGATTATATTGATGTGTTTTGCGACAGAGGTTTTTTTACCGTGGAAGAAACCGAACGGATATTGGAAGCGGGGGCTAAATATAGTATGAAACCCAAGATTCATGCCAATGAACTGGATTATTCGGGTGGGGTGCAAGTGGGTGTGAAATATAATGCTTTATCCGTTGATCACCTGGAGTTTGTGGGTGATGAGGAGATTAGGTCTTTGTTGAATTCAGAAACAATGCCTACTGTTTTGTCGGGGGCGGCTTTCTTTTTAAATATGAAGTATGCACCAGTGCGTAAAATGATTGCCGCTGGTTTGCCGATCGCTTTGGCCAGTGACTTTAATCCGGGTTCATCTCCGTCCGGAAATATGCAGTTTATTATATCAATGGGGAGTATTTTGTATAGAATGTTGCCTGATGAAGTTATGAATGCAGTTACCATCAATGGGGCTTATGCCATGGGGGTTGAAAGTGAGCTAGGATCCATAACAGTTGGTAAAAAGGCCAATTTGATTATGACAAAGAAAATTCCCAATGTGGAGTTTATACCCTATAGCTATGGAGAAAATAAGGTAGATACTGTTATTATTAATGGAAATGTAGTTTAA
- a CDS encoding low molecular weight protein-tyrosine-phosphatase produces the protein MIKKKILFVCLGNICRSPSAEAVMKAKLEKHQLNDKYLIDSAGITGFHEGSPADHRMQQHAFQRGYLLTSLSRPIQIPTDFYKYDHIIAMDKENMSDLTALAPDNFNSEKLSKMTDYCTHFTHDSVPDPYYGGAAGFELVLDLLEDACEGLIKKLESEWICFR, from the coding sequence ATGATAAAAAAGAAAATATTATTTGTTTGCCTTGGCAATATTTGCCGATCACCAAGTGCCGAGGCAGTTATGAAGGCAAAACTCGAAAAACATCAACTTAATGACAAATATCTGATTGACTCTGCAGGCATTACCGGATTCCACGAAGGGTCTCCAGCGGATCATCGCATGCAACAACATGCTTTCCAGAGAGGCTACCTATTAACCAGCCTCAGTCGACCAATACAGATACCTACAGATTTCTACAAATACGACCATATCATTGCCATGGACAAAGAAAACATGAGCGATCTAACGGCACTAGCACCTGACAACTTCAACAGCGAAAAACTTAGCAAGATGACTGATTATTGTACTCACTTCACACACGATTCTGTGCCAGATCCCTATTATGGGGGTGCAGCTGGCTTTGAATTGGTCTTGGATTTATTGGAAGATGCGTGTGAAGGACTCATTAAAAAGCTAGAAAGTGAATGGATCTGTTTTAGATAA
- a CDS encoding fructosamine kinase family protein, which produces MNGSVLDKVKAIINEDIVNHSAQAGGCIANSLRIKTASGNIYFLKQGFSSNMFICEANGLREISRSATIKTPKVIAVNQDFILLENIEHGLKTQEAMFSFGCTYAQMHQYTGKHVGFYENNFIGSTPQLNTVEDNWLDFFHKNRLLYQYKLAEANGYADTELRNKFIKIEKQLPQILSGSEEEPSLLHGDLWSGNYLIDHTGKAVLIDPAVYYGHREADLAMTQLFGGFSQDFYQGYEQTFPLKEGYIYRKNIYLLYHLLNHLNLFGTSYYRQCLQLMDFYL; this is translated from the coding sequence GTGAATGGATCTGTTTTAGATAAAGTAAAAGCAATCATCAATGAAGACATTGTCAACCACTCAGCACAAGCTGGAGGTTGCATTGCCAATTCTCTGCGCATTAAAACAGCCTCTGGCAACATCTACTTTCTAAAACAGGGATTCTCAAGCAATATGTTTATATGCGAGGCCAATGGTCTGCGTGAAATAAGTCGTTCCGCAACCATCAAAACCCCCAAAGTAATAGCTGTTAACCAAGACTTTATATTGTTAGAAAACATTGAACATGGCCTCAAGACTCAGGAGGCTATGTTTTCCTTTGGTTGCACCTATGCCCAAATGCACCAGTACACAGGAAAACATGTTGGCTTTTATGAAAATAATTTTATAGGCTCCACCCCTCAATTAAACACAGTGGAAGATAATTGGTTAGACTTTTTTCATAAAAACCGTTTACTATATCAATATAAATTAGCGGAAGCAAATGGATATGCCGACACAGAACTAAGAAACAAATTCATAAAAATAGAAAAGCAGTTGCCCCAAATACTGTCCGGCTCCGAGGAAGAACCCTCTCTTTTACATGGAGATCTATGGAGTGGCAATTACCTGATTGACCATACAGGCAAGGCCGTTCTCATTGACCCTGCCGTCTACTATGGACACAGAGAGGCCGACTTGGCAATGACCCAACTATTTGGAGGTTTCTCACAAGATTTTTACCAAGGCTATGAGCAAACTTTTCCATTAAAAGAAGGCTATATATATCGCAAAAACATTTATCTATTGTATCACTTACTAAATCACCTCAACCTATTTGGCACCAGCTACTATCGTCAATGTCTCCAACTCATGGATTTTTACCTCTAA
- a CDS encoding cytidylate kinase-like family protein, which produces MDNVFLKYMRERVGKMDQTQFAVSEGPVITISREYGCPGKRIGEHLSHVLSDRLRREGADVKWRWLSKEILEESARELKLTPSLVKDLAEYKNRSFFENIALFFSEAYYPSDSKINNTIANFIHTAASEGNVVIVGRAAEAITKKFKKSFHVKLIAPLDWRAEEVCKNEGITLSEAKRECQEMDRRRAAFRAYFEKGVPDIQFYDAFFNCKEMCDDEIVEMMVVIAETRGFV; this is translated from the coding sequence ATGGATAATGTTTTTTTAAAGTATATGCGCGAACGGGTTGGTAAGATGGATCAAACGCAATTTGCTGTTTCCGAAGGTCCTGTAATTACTATTTCTCGTGAGTATGGATGTCCCGGTAAAAGAATTGGAGAGCACCTCTCTCATGTTCTTTCAGATAGATTACGGAGAGAAGGTGCTGATGTAAAATGGAGGTGGCTCAGTAAGGAGATTTTGGAAGAGTCGGCCCGAGAATTAAAGTTAACCCCTTCCTTGGTAAAAGATTTGGCTGAATATAAAAACCGGAGTTTTTTTGAGAATATAGCTTTGTTCTTTTCTGAAGCCTATTATCCCAGTGATAGCAAGATTAATAATACCATTGCTAACTTTATTCACACAGCTGCTAGTGAGGGTAATGTAGTTATTGTAGGGAGGGCTGCAGAGGCTATTACCAAAAAGTTTAAGAAATCTTTTCATGTGAAGTTGATCGCTCCTTTGGATTGGAGAGCAGAAGAGGTATGTAAAAATGAAGGGATCACTCTGTCTGAAGCAAAACGTGAATGTCAGGAGATGGATAGAAGAAGAGCTGCGTTTAGAGCCTATTTTGAAAAGGGAGTACCTGATATTCAGTTTTATGATGCTTTTTTTAATTGTAAGGAAATGTGTGATGATGAAATTGTTGAAATGATGGTAGTTATTGCTGAAACAAGAGGTTTTGTGTAA